The following coding sequences lie in one Pontibacter sp. G13 genomic window:
- the wecB gene encoding non-hydrolyzing UDP-N-acetylglucosamine 2-epimerase produces MKDRFKVMSLVGARPQFIKLAPLCRAIEQFNARGGVQIDHFIVHTGQHYDHGMSDIFFEELEIPRPDLNLGVGSGKHGAQTAEMLKGTEDILLQEKPDILVIFGDTNSTAAGALAAAKLHIPIAHIEAGLRSFNRDMPEEINRVMSDHLSDILLAPTPTAIENLKREGLADRTESSGDIMYDTVMFNTKLARQKSTLIQDLQLEGQSIALATIHRAENTNDTQRLETLLNKLNEFADHHLPVVFPMHPRTKNMLPNVLPDWKPSPNLRVIEPVGYLDMLALIDHARLALTDSGGLQKEAFFLNTPCITLRDETEWVETIQAGGNRLAGADPELIDAAIADWAQRWADQTPDFTEAIHEAFGRADSAEKTIDAIVRFLEKSLPETEKVA; encoded by the coding sequence ATGAAAGACCGTTTCAAAGTCATGAGCTTGGTAGGTGCCAGGCCTCAGTTCATCAAACTAGCTCCCTTGTGCCGTGCGATCGAGCAGTTCAATGCGCGAGGAGGTGTACAAATCGATCACTTCATCGTGCATACCGGACAGCACTACGATCACGGTATGTCTGATATCTTCTTCGAGGAACTTGAAATTCCTCGCCCTGACCTCAATCTCGGGGTTGGTTCGGGCAAACATGGCGCCCAGACCGCAGAAATGCTCAAAGGTACCGAAGACATCCTCTTGCAGGAAAAACCGGATATCTTGGTCATTTTTGGAGATACCAACTCCACAGCTGCAGGCGCACTTGCCGCAGCCAAACTTCACATTCCCATTGCCCATATCGAGGCGGGATTGCGCAGTTTCAATCGAGATATGCCCGAGGAGATCAACCGCGTCATGTCGGATCACCTCTCGGACATTCTCCTCGCTCCTACCCCGACTGCCATCGAAAATCTCAAGAGAGAAGGGTTGGCAGATCGTACAGAAAGCAGTGGAGACATCATGTATGATACCGTGATGTTTAACACGAAGCTGGCTCGCCAAAAGTCGACACTGATCCAAGATCTCCAACTCGAAGGGCAGTCCATCGCCTTGGCGACCATTCACCGCGCGGAAAACACCAATGATACCCAGCGATTGGAGACCCTGTTGAACAAGCTCAATGAGTTCGCAGACCATCATCTTCCTGTGGTATTCCCGATGCATCCGCGTACCAAGAACATGCTGCCAAACGTCCTGCCGGATTGGAAGCCGAGCCCCAATCTTCGGGTGATCGAGCCAGTGGGATATCTAGATATGTTGGCCCTGATCGACCATGCGAGACTTGCCTTGACGGACTCTGGGGGATTGCAGAAAGAAGCCTTCTTCCTGAACACGCCTTGCATCACGTTGCGAGACGAGACTGAATGGGTAGAAACCATCCAAGCTGGCGGCAACCGTCTAGCTGGAGCTGATCCTGAGCTGATCGATGCAGCCATAGCAGATTGGGCGCAACGTTGGGCAGATCAGACACCAGATTTCACGGAAGCGATCCATGAGGCATTTGGTCGTGCTGATTCAGCCGAAAAGACTATTGATGCCATTGTCAGATTTCTAGAAAAATCTCTTCCAGAAACCGAAAAGGTCGCATGA
- a CDS encoding ROK family protein: MNASLRWGIDLGGTKIEGVVISPDSPTQPLARLRVPTEQQQGYRHILDQIEKLVQLLIEEVGSTPDRIGIGTPGALDPDSQTLKNSNTLCLIGKPLKADLEAQLGVPCILANDANCFALAEAKLGVVPAQVPHADVVFGVIMGTGVGGGVVVGDRVLHGRHGIAGEWGHNFLDESGGPCYCGRVGCVETILSGPSLERFYRTRSGQNRRLPEIIQRARAGNDPIAILTLDRLVTMFGKALGPIINILDPDAIVIGGGVGNISELYDLGRDHLARHVFNPHMATKILKPQLGDSAGVFGAAMLVANS; the protein is encoded by the coding sequence ATGAACGCTTCCCTACGCTGGGGCATAGACCTCGGTGGTACCAAAATCGAAGGAGTCGTCATCTCTCCTGACTCCCCTACCCAACCGTTGGCTAGACTTCGAGTCCCCACAGAACAGCAGCAAGGCTATCGCCATATCCTCGATCAGATCGAAAAACTCGTCCAGCTTCTCATCGAGGAAGTCGGAAGTACACCAGATCGGATTGGGATTGGTACCCCTGGGGCACTGGACCCAGATAGTCAAACCCTCAAAAACAGCAACACACTTTGCTTGATCGGGAAACCCCTCAAAGCTGATCTTGAGGCTCAATTGGGTGTTCCCTGCATCCTCGCCAATGACGCCAACTGCTTCGCATTGGCAGAAGCCAAGCTTGGGGTTGTACCTGCACAAGTTCCTCACGCTGACGTAGTGTTTGGAGTGATCATGGGGACAGGCGTCGGAGGCGGGGTGGTCGTGGGGGATCGAGTTCTGCACGGTAGACATGGCATTGCAGGAGAATGGGGCCACAACTTCTTGGATGAATCCGGCGGACCTTGCTATTGCGGGCGCGTGGGCTGTGTGGAAACCATCCTCTCTGGTCCATCGCTGGAAAGATTCTACCGCACCCGGTCTGGCCAGAATCGCCGTCTTCCAGAAATCATCCAACGAGCGAGAGCAGGCAATGATCCGATTGCGATCCTCACCTTGGATCGATTGGTCACCATGTTTGGGAAGGCTTTGGGGCCCATCATCAATATTCTTGATCCAGATGCCATCGTCATCGGTGGCGGCGTCGGAAATATCTCCGAATTGTACGATCTGGGGAGAGACCATCTAGCGCGCCATGTCTTCAATCCGCACATGGCCACCAAAATCCTGAAGCCACAACTGGGAGATAGCGCAGGGGTATTCGGAGCGGCCATGCTCGTTGCAAATTCTTGA
- a CDS encoding Gfo/Idh/MocA family oxidoreductase, producing MKLFGLTGVAGYIAPRHLQAIHDTGNKLVAAMDPHDSVGILDRYFKEVAFFTEYERFDRHLERLRRDPERDAIDFLSICTPNYLHDAHIRLALRLGANAICEKPLVANPWQLDALEQLEAESPGKVYSILQLRVHPSLIELKKRLEAQKSDKKYDIVLTYITSRGPWYMYSWKGNEDKSGGIATNIGIHFFDMLSWLFGGVQKSEVYLSEKSKMSGFLELENANVRWFLSIDKTDLPEEIKAKGQPTYRSITFDGEEIEFSGGFTDLHTRMYETILDGKGFGIETARPSIELVNGIRQAELSPINYGHPFLMEKVNS from the coding sequence ATGAAACTCTTTGGACTCACCGGAGTAGCCGGCTATATCGCACCTCGCCATCTACAAGCCATTCACGATACGGGCAACAAGCTCGTAGCCGCCATGGACCCGCACGATTCAGTGGGGATCTTGGATCGGTATTTCAAGGAAGTGGCATTCTTCACCGAATACGAGCGTTTCGACCGCCACTTGGAGCGCCTTCGCCGTGATCCTGAACGTGATGCCATCGACTTCTTGAGCATTTGTACACCGAACTATCTACATGATGCCCATATCCGATTGGCGCTTCGTCTCGGTGCCAATGCGATCTGCGAAAAGCCTTTGGTGGCCAATCCTTGGCAGCTAGATGCATTGGAGCAACTCGAAGCAGAATCTCCCGGCAAAGTCTACTCTATCCTGCAATTGCGGGTGCACCCTTCTCTGATCGAGCTGAAAAAACGACTCGAAGCACAAAAGTCCGACAAGAAATACGACATCGTCCTGACCTACATTACCTCACGGGGTCCCTGGTATATGTATTCCTGGAAGGGAAATGAGGACAAGTCCGGAGGAATCGCCACCAATATTGGCATCCACTTCTTCGACATGCTCAGCTGGCTCTTTGGAGGTGTACAGAAGAGCGAAGTCTACCTCTCCGAAAAATCCAAGATGAGTGGCTTCCTCGAACTTGAAAACGCCAATGTCCGCTGGTTCCTCTCCATCGACAAAACCGATCTTCCGGAAGAAATCAAAGCCAAAGGACAGCCGACCTATCGCTCTATCACCTTTGATGGCGAAGAGATCGAATTCTCAGGTGGATTCACCGACTTGCACACGCGCATGTATGAAACCATTTTGGATGGGAAGGGCTTCGGAATCGAAACCGCAAGACCTTCGATCGAATTGGTCAATGGGATTCGTCAGGCAGAATTGTCACCCATCAACTACGGTCATCCTTTTTTGATGGAAAAGGTCAATAGCTAA
- a CDS encoding fatty acyl-AMP ligase: protein MHWKRILTKWATRNPDGLAYQKIDFPELEGRSITYRQLESDTAHLAGRLGHHSEFQQPVVLLYRAGIDFVTALLACFWAGRIAVPLPLPYRLSQVNRLAKTLTHSGAKLVLTDLEPDSELFQGIRAQLSANGAELLWHESLRKLESTGEKSPKLDPASPAVLQYSSGSTGSPKGVIVTHQNLVENCKTIAKSFGTHAGSRYLTWLPHYHDMGLVDGVLGPLAKGIPGHIMAPEDFIARPVRWLQAISKYRITCTGGPNFAFELCARKVKDTQKAELNLSSLDVLYNGAEPIWADTLNRFAKAFQVCGFRYDQLLPCYGMAESTLMVSSTGRDFKPKVLDLQFELLQEQHRAVKAQSGQAGRSFVSSGRIASGFDVKIVDPKSRSVLPEWEVGEIWISGDSVAQGYYGDLDKTDEIFHAETLDGQGPYLRSEDLGFLADGWLYITGRIKDLIILNGQNHYPQDIEKTASDCHIDIRTGNVAAFPVVDGQEERVVVMAELRSEDRADEVRQKIQTTVYQTHGIALKDIALVPPGTIRKTSSGKLMRFACRDLWQKSQTSTELFFETNT from the coding sequence ATGCACTGGAAACGAATCCTCACAAAATGGGCCACACGAAATCCCGATGGCCTCGCCTATCAAAAGATCGACTTCCCTGAACTGGAGGGACGCTCGATCACTTACCGTCAACTCGAATCAGATACTGCCCATCTTGCTGGGAGATTGGGGCATCACAGCGAATTTCAGCAGCCGGTCGTGCTGTTGTACCGTGCTGGGATCGATTTTGTCACTGCGCTACTGGCTTGTTTTTGGGCAGGCCGGATTGCGGTGCCCCTTCCTTTGCCCTACCGCCTTTCACAGGTCAATCGCCTCGCCAAAACCCTCACCCATAGTGGAGCAAAATTGGTCCTGACAGATTTGGAGCCCGACTCCGAATTATTTCAGGGAATTCGCGCCCAATTGAGTGCCAATGGAGCTGAACTCCTTTGGCACGAGTCGCTCAGAAAACTCGAGTCTACGGGGGAAAAAAGCCCAAAGCTAGATCCTGCCAGTCCTGCGGTGCTCCAGTATTCCTCTGGCTCTACGGGTTCACCGAAAGGGGTAATTGTCACCCACCAGAACTTGGTGGAAAATTGCAAGACCATCGCCAAGTCCTTTGGCACCCATGCGGGAAGCCGCTACTTGACCTGGTTACCGCATTATCACGACATGGGGTTGGTGGATGGTGTGCTGGGGCCTTTGGCCAAGGGGATCCCCGGTCATATCATGGCGCCAGAGGACTTCATTGCTAGACCTGTACGATGGCTTCAGGCCATTTCCAAATATCGGATCACCTGTACAGGAGGTCCCAATTTCGCCTTCGAATTGTGTGCCCGCAAGGTCAAGGACACCCAAAAAGCCGAATTGAACCTCAGTAGTCTAGACGTTCTCTACAACGGTGCGGAACCGATCTGGGCGGATACGTTGAACCGTTTTGCCAAAGCATTTCAAGTTTGCGGATTTCGATACGATCAATTGTTGCCCTGCTACGGGATGGCTGAGAGCACGCTCATGGTCTCTAGCACGGGACGGGATTTCAAGCCCAAGGTCCTGGACCTGCAATTCGAATTGCTCCAAGAACAGCATCGGGCAGTCAAGGCTCAATCGGGGCAAGCGGGAAGGTCTTTCGTGAGTTCTGGGCGGATCGCTTCGGGCTTTGATGTCAAGATCGTAGATCCCAAATCTCGCAGTGTATTGCCAGAATGGGAAGTCGGCGAAATTTGGATCTCAGGAGATTCTGTCGCTCAGGGATACTATGGAGATCTTGACAAAACGGATGAAATTTTCCATGCAGAAACCTTGGATGGCCAAGGTCCCTACCTCAGGTCTGAAGATCTCGGATTTTTGGCGGATGGATGGCTGTACATCACCGGCAGAATCAAGGATCTCATCATCCTCAACGGTCAAAACCACTATCCACAAGACATCGAGAAGACGGCTAGCGATTGCCATATCGACATCCGGACCGGAAATGTAGCTGCATTCCCTGTGGTGGATGGGCAGGAAGAACGGGTGGTCGTCATGGCAGAACTCCGCTCAGAAGATCGGGCCGACGAAGTACGCCAAAAAATACAAACCACAGTCTACCAGACTCATGGTATCGCTTTGAAAGATATTGCGCTGGTTCCTCCCGGTACGATTCGGAAGACGTCCAGTGGAAAGCTCATGCGATTTGCCTGCCGAGACCTTTGGCAGAAGTCCCAAACCTCTACAGAACTGTTTTTTGAAACCAACACTTAA
- a CDS encoding cytochrome P450 — protein sequence MSTAYKASQLRWDPFDPDFRANPYPYLKTIREQDPVHRSMHGEWILTRYEDVFRAFADQNLGPLTRTDEFDVTYEYLKGKGKVMEGMKLAGKMFLPFIDKPRHPKLREWLHQAWNDRSVDESVKKRIDHMMDQWDFDQVDLMTEFAGMLPILTLLGVMGLPAEDWVQLKKISFKLYPIIEYRRTMRSFEMLNEGMEEVVEYLLPWIEEKRKSPQPDLLSNLIKLNDQSEEKLTDQEIAGFCAFLFFAGQETTVHLIGNSLQLMMTHPEQTEWLRNHRKATALAIEECLRYDSSVPLLGRIAKEDTEYGGKIIKKGHGIVLCVAAAHRDANRYEHPDQLDFSRTSKGNLGFGRGERICSGAWLARKQAKWAISKLMDRSQRFELTADPIRQDTFNPRGYAHLPARIVPA from the coding sequence ATGTCCACTGCATACAAAGCTTCCCAGTTGAGATGGGACCCTTTCGATCCGGACTTTCGGGCCAATCCTTATCCCTACCTGAAAACCATCCGCGAGCAAGACCCAGTCCACCGATCTATGCATGGAGAATGGATCCTCACGCGGTATGAGGATGTGTTCCGCGCATTTGCCGATCAGAATCTCGGACCCCTTACCCGTACGGATGAGTTTGATGTCACCTATGAATATCTCAAGGGCAAAGGCAAAGTCATGGAGGGAATGAAGCTCGCAGGCAAGATGTTCCTTCCATTCATCGACAAGCCTCGTCATCCCAAACTCCGCGAATGGCTCCACCAAGCTTGGAATGACCGTTCTGTGGACGAATCCGTCAAGAAGCGGATCGATCACATGATGGACCAGTGGGATTTTGATCAGGTGGATCTCATGACGGAATTCGCGGGGATGCTTCCGATTCTGACCTTGTTGGGCGTGATGGGGCTTCCTGCGGAGGATTGGGTTCAATTGAAGAAAATCTCCTTCAAGCTGTACCCGATCATTGAGTATCGCAGAACTATGCGGTCTTTCGAGATGCTCAATGAAGGCATGGAGGAAGTGGTGGAATACCTACTCCCTTGGATCGAGGAAAAGCGGAAATCTCCCCAGCCCGATCTGCTCAGCAACCTCATCAAGCTGAATGATCAATCCGAAGAGAAGCTCACCGATCAGGAGATTGCAGGCTTCTGCGCCTTCCTGTTCTTTGCTGGGCAGGAGACGACCGTCCACCTCATCGGCAATTCCCTGCAATTGATGATGACCCATCCAGAGCAGACCGAATGGCTGCGCAATCACCGCAAAGCTACAGCCTTGGCCATCGAGGAATGCCTGCGATATGACTCCTCGGTTCCGCTTTTGGGACGGATCGCCAAAGAAGACACCGAATACGGCGGCAAAATCATTAAGAAGGGGCACGGAATCGTCCTGTGCGTAGCTGCCGCTCACCGGGATGCAAATCGCTATGAGCACCCCGATCAGTTGGATTTTTCCCGAACCTCCAAGGGGAATCTGGGCTTCGGCAGAGGGGAACGGATCTGCTCGGGTGCTTGGCTCGCCCGCAAACAAGCCAAATGGGCCATTTCCAAATTGATGGACCGCAGCCAACGCTTCGAATTGACTGCCGATCCCATTCGTCAAGACACCTTCAACCCGCGCGGATATGCCCATCTCCCTGCGCGGATCGTGCCTGCTTGA
- a CDS encoding acyl carrier protein: MTNQPTREELIQWMIDHVAEETRMPKDKIETDKPFARYNLESIAAVSLTADLEDLLGTNLSPTLFWDFPSIEGVVNYLLKNVVNKSQTA; the protein is encoded by the coding sequence ATGACCAACCAACCCACTCGCGAAGAACTCATCCAGTGGATGATCGACCATGTGGCCGAAGAAACGCGCATGCCCAAGGACAAGATCGAGACCGACAAGCCATTTGCCCGCTACAATCTCGAATCCATCGCAGCGGTAAGCTTGACAGCAGACTTGGAAGACCTGCTCGGAACCAACCTTTCACCGACCCTCTTCTGGGACTTTCCCTCCATTGAAGGGGTAGTGAATTACCTGCTCAAAAACGTCGTCAACAAATCACAGACCGCCTAA
- a CDS encoding MBOAT family O-acyltransferase translates to MQFDSLEYLIALPLAVAVFYLIPHRGRWLWLLLVSYGFYAVWNPWCLTLILGSTLVDFAVGIWLGKTERPLYRNLLLLLSLGTNLGLLFTFKYLSPAFHVGNGLFEALHLSYIPQIDTYLMPVGISFYTFQTLSYTIDVYRKRVEPTRHLGRFALFVSFFPQLVAGPIERYSHLYGQLERPVKFKDSNLVAGMQLMVWGLFKKIVISDRLAMVVDAVYADPESYQGFGIWMGMLMFGFQVFCDFSAYTDMAIGSARMIGVELSPNFENRIYFAPSKNRFWSGWHMTLIAWWRDYVFFPIAGRGKSRIRWYGGLFVIYLLTGIWHGAGWNFMIWGVANGIYVLIEYFIMRRMAPWRNQLEGKARMWFNVGGTAITMFISQFTGMAFRVPNLDTMWTMLDRMWMFAGSVPAWDDIGKHIALGGFLLLVMDQLHIRMKNRMFDQWLSTLKPWQSWGLVTILIYVTLAMADQAEVPFQYFQF, encoded by the coding sequence ATGCAATTTGACTCCCTCGAATACTTGATCGCCCTGCCATTGGCAGTGGCGGTCTTCTATCTCATTCCCCATAGAGGTCGGTGGCTTTGGCTATTGTTGGTCAGCTACGGGTTCTATGCGGTCTGGAATCCCTGGTGCCTGACCTTGATCCTCGGCTCTACTTTGGTGGATTTTGCCGTGGGGATCTGGCTGGGAAAAACGGAGAGGCCGCTGTATCGCAATCTCCTGCTGCTACTCAGTCTGGGGACCAACTTGGGATTGCTTTTCACCTTCAAATATCTCAGTCCGGCATTCCATGTGGGAAACGGGCTTTTCGAGGCCCTGCACCTCTCCTACATCCCTCAGATAGACACCTATCTCATGCCGGTGGGGATTTCCTTCTACACCTTCCAGACATTGAGCTATACCATCGATGTCTACCGCAAGCGAGTGGAGCCCACGCGTCATCTAGGGCGTTTTGCGCTGTTTGTGAGCTTCTTTCCCCAATTGGTGGCAGGACCGATCGAGCGATACTCCCATCTCTATGGCCAACTGGAGCGTCCCGTGAAGTTCAAGGACAGCAACCTTGTCGCGGGCATGCAGCTCATGGTCTGGGGCCTGTTCAAGAAGATCGTCATCTCAGATAGGCTTGCCATGGTCGTGGATGCCGTTTACGCTGACCCAGAATCCTATCAGGGATTTGGGATCTGGATGGGGATGCTCATGTTCGGGTTTCAGGTGTTCTGCGATTTTAGCGCCTATACGGACATGGCCATCGGAAGTGCCCGGATGATCGGGGTGGAACTGTCGCCCAACTTCGAAAATCGGATCTACTTTGCTCCCTCCAAAAATCGATTCTGGTCCGGTTGGCACATGACCCTGATCGCTTGGTGGCGGGATTATGTCTTTTTCCCCATTGCAGGCCGCGGCAAGTCCAGAATCCGATGGTATGGCGGATTGTTCGTCATCTACCTCCTGACGGGAATTTGGCATGGCGCAGGCTGGAATTTCATGATCTGGGGCGTCGCCAACGGCATCTATGTGCTGATCGAGTACTTCATCATGCGTCGTATGGCTCCTTGGCGCAATCAGCTCGAAGGCAAAGCTCGGATGTGGTTCAACGTCGGAGGTACCGCCATCACCATGTTCATCTCGCAGTTTACCGGGATGGCCTTCCGAGTTCCCAATCTCGATACCATGTGGACCATGCTGGACCGGATGTGGATGTTTGCTGGATCGGTCCCCGCTTGGGACGACATCGGCAAGCACATCGCCTTGGGAGGATTCCTGCTGTTGGTGATGGACCAGCTCCATATTCGCATGAAAAATCGCATGTTCGATCAATGGCTCTCCACTCTCAAGCCTTGGCAATCTTGGGGATTGGTCACGATTTTGATATATGTGACATTGGCCATGGCCGATCAAGCCGAAGTTCCCTTCCAATATTTCCAATTCTGA